In the genome of Thermococcus sp., the window TCAGGAACGAAACGCTTAGCTGGAGGGATCACACCATTGAACTGCCCTTCAGAATTGATCAGAATTCTCCTTACTCTGAAAACGACGTTGAACTGAGGATCTACCTGAACAAGGGCCATCCGGTGATAGCTTTTCCGTGGGAGACTTACAAAAATGGAACAAGCAAGAGGGGGTTCCTCGCCTACGAGGTGACGGACAACGGTTTCATGACCCTTAACACATCCAATAATACAACACCCGGCATGGACCTGATTCCCCCGTGGTTCCCTCTGGATGGCAACGGTCCGAACAACGTCACCGGCACGCTCGTGGTGAATGATGTCAACAAAACCGCCTACCTCCTCACGGATACTGGCAGGATTCCCCTGAACCTCAGCGTGGCCAATGCAGCCAAGGCAGTCGCCGTCGGCAACGGGACTTTCCTGCTTCTTGGACGAGATGACGCGTACATGGTCCCGCCGTACGACAAACCGGTAGACGTCCTCTCACTGCCAGTTTGCGGTCAGCAGACCCCCACACAGAAAACTGCTGTACATACACGGAAAGAAAAAGATGTGTGGGAAGGGGTACTTTTAGTAACAGTCCTCGCTGCCATTGGGGCGTTCCTCATCCGGAGAAGAGGATGATGGGGATGTCCGGGAAGATATGACCAGACCCCTATTTACAGAGTGGCGGCACTGGCAGTTACCTTGTGGAGTGGTTCTTCAAAAGACGTTAATAATAGAATGTACTGGAGCTCAGTACTTCTTGAGCTCCGGGATCTTCTCTTCGAGCTCCTTCTTGAGCTCGGTCGCGATCTTGTCGAGGAAGCTCTGTCCCTGCGGGGTGACGATCCTTCCCTCACCTGGGACCTTCTGAACTAAGCCCGCCCCCTCGAGCTGCTGAAGTGCCTTCCTTATGATGCTTCCGCTGGCCTTGTAAAAGTGTTCAGGGGCATGACCGCGGTTCTTCCTGCCTCCGTACCAGGTCCTGAGTCTTTCAATGCCAACGGGTCCATCAACGTAGACCTTCCTGAACACACTGGCAACGCGGTAGTACCACCAGTCGTCCTGCTCTGGAATCCTCTCCTTGTGTTTACCCGTCTTAACAAACGGGGCCCATTCCGGTGGTTTTATGGTTTCAACATCCTTCAGAGCCTCTGCAACCTTCTCAACGAGCAAATCACCGGGAACATCATAAACCGTAGCCATCCTTCAATCCCTCCCCTTCTTGAACTTCCTTCTGAAGTTAGCAATGTCGAGCTTGACCTTTTTAACGGGCCTTTCCTCCCGTTTCTCCATCGAAAGCTCCTTTCTTTTGAGCTTCCTTAAATACTTTTCCCACCCTTCCCTGGGCTTAAACAATATAAACCTTTTGCCGCGGACGTCAATGAGCTCGCTGTCGGTTAGCTCTGCCACCCTCTCGGCCAGCTCCTTCCTGTCCAAGGAGGTACTGATCAGCGCCCCTTTTCTGATCTCAACCTTCAGGATACCATCTTTCTCAAGCTGGGTTTGTATCTCCTCGATGACACCCTCCTCAAAGCCACGCTTTCCTATCCATGCCCGAGGTTCAAT includes:
- a CDS encoding YhbY family RNA-binding protein codes for the protein MVNRLPGKVRRNIRAKYHDIEPRAWIGKRGFEEGVIEEIQTQLEKDGILKVEIRKGALISTSLDRKELAERVAELTDSELIDVRGKRFILFKPREGWEKYLRKLKRKELSMEKREERPVKKVKLDIANFRRKFKKGRD
- a CDS encoding 30S ribosomal protein S19e, which translates into the protein MATVYDVPGDLLVEKVAEALKDVETIKPPEWAPFVKTGKHKERIPEQDDWWYYRVASVFRKVYVDGPVGIERLRTWYGGRKNRGHAPEHFYKASGSIIRKALQQLEGAGLVQKVPGEGRIVTPQGQSFLDKIATELKKELEEKIPELKKY